A single window of Jaculus jaculus isolate mJacJac1 chromosome 14, mJacJac1.mat.Y.cur, whole genome shotgun sequence DNA harbors:
- the LOC101595102 gene encoding cation-dependent mannose-6-phosphate receptor-like, with amino-acid sequence MFPFCSCWSTRLLLLLLLAVAVKESWQTEEKTCDLVGEKDKESKKELALVNRLEPPFNKSSESTVGQGSDTYIYIFRVCREASNHSSGAGLVQINKSNGKETVVGRINETHIFNGSSWIMLIYKGGDEYDNHCGKEQRGAVVMISCNRHTLAGSFTPVSEERGKVQDCFYLFEMDSSLACSPEVSHLSVGSILLVTLVSLVAVYIIGGFLYQRLVVGAKGMEQFPHLAFWQDLGNLVADGCDFVCRSKPRNVPAAYGGVGDDQLGEESEERDDHLLPM; translated from the coding sequence ATGTTCCCCTTCTGTAGCTGCTGGAGTACAAGGCTGTTACTCTTGCTACTCTTGGCTGTGGCAGTGAAAGAATCCTGGCAGACGGAAGAAAAAACTTGTGACCTGGTAGGAGAAAAGGATAAAGAATCAAAGAAAGAGTTGGCTCTAGTGAATAGGTTGGAACCACCGTTTAACAAAAGTTCTGAGAGCACTGTGGGCCAGGGTTCAGACACATATATCTACATATTCAGAGTATGCCGAGAAGCAAGCAACCATTCCTCTGGGGCAGGCCTGGTGCAAATCAACAAAAGTAATGGAAAGGAGACAGTGGTAGGGAGAATCAACGAGACTCACATCTTCAATGGAAGTAGTTGGATCATGTTGATATATAAAGGGGGTGATGAATATGACAACCACTGTGGCAAGGAGCAGCGTGGAGCAGTGGTGATGATCTCCTGCAATCGGCACACTCTCGCGGGCAGTTTTACCCCAGTATCTGAGGAGCGCGGCAAAGTCCAAGATTGTTTCTACCTCTTTGAGATGGATAGCAGCTTGGCCTGTTCCCCAGAGGTTTCCCACCTCAGTGTGGGATCTATCTTACTTGTTACACTTGTATCACTGGTTGCTGTCTATATCATTGGAGGTTTCCTGTACCAACGACTGGTGGTGGGAGCCAAGGGGATGGAGCAGTTTCCCCACTTGGCCTTCTGGCAGGATCTTGGCAACCTAGTAGCAGATGGTTGTGACTTTGTATGCCGCTCTAAACCCCGCAATGTGCCTGCTGCATATGGTGGTGTGGGGGATGACCAGCTGGGGGAGGAGTCAGAAGAAAGGGATGATCATTTATTACCAATGTGA